The following is a genomic window from Nicotiana tabacum cultivar K326 chromosome 3, ASM71507v2, whole genome shotgun sequence.
AGATAAAAATGGAAAAGCCTTTTTAACGCAGAATGATCCATCCATAATCAAGCatattttagaaggaaaaaaatggATTCTATACTTCCCCATTTTCATCTCACATTCAATGTATATAGGCAAAATTTCAATTTTCTACAGGTGCAGATTAGAAACAAAACATAGGCAATGTATTTGAAGGTGGCCTTAATTGAGGGTTAAAGCATAACATGTAACCAATCCAGATTCCAGAGTCAACAAATGTTTGAAATGAGAATATCTTACCAGCAATCCTCTGAGCTCGGAGGATGTTCTGCCGTCTCTTCCACCAGCATGTTATGCAGGTAGCAATAAGAAGGATAGCTGCACATGCTCCTAAGCCAATCCCAATTTTCGCTCCAACCGTAAGATGGGTTCCACATGTTGGTAATCCCGGAATACCACAAATGCCTGCATTATCAGTGAAACTGGAAGCATCCATCGTAAGTTATTTTTGCCATAGATTACTGAAACAACAAGCCAGAAATTTTGCAGCTTTTCAATTAAACCACATGGTACACGCCCCTAAAAATTTTAATTACATTTCTCAGCCTAAAATACAAGGTTGCTGATTGCAGCTATAGGGATACTTCAAAGGCTAGGTCGAGGCCATCATATTTTGGATAAAACTGGTACATGCTAGCGGAAATAGTCTGGGCTAAGGAACTTATCCAGACTCCAGGCAGCATAATCATGATAAGGACAGCTGGGAAATGATCAGGCAACTCCCAAGCGCAGCAATGTTCTTAAGGCATAAGGAATCATGATGCTGCGCATTATATAGTTATTTGCACCACAAAAAGGGCGAATAAGAGCGACTACAAGAAATTCATAAAAGAAAACACCTTTATATGCTACATATCTGATAGAATATTAAAAGGATGCTTCACAAAGAACAAGCACTGTGCCAAATAATATGATGATAATAGGAAACATACTTGAAGCTAGCTCTGTGCAAGAGCCTTCCACCTAATGCAGCAGGAACCCTTCCAGAGAGTGAGTTGCCATTGAGATTCCTGTAACAAACCAGTAATTTAGTGCTCTTTATCATCATTCTTTTGTCCCCAACTGATCAAAAGCTGAAGTATCTTACAGTGTTCGTAATGAGGTCAATTGCCCAAGGCTTTCAGGAATTGATCCATTGAAGAAATTGAAAGAGAGATCCCTGTAGTGCAAATTTTTATTAGCCACTCACCAGGTAAGATCCAACACTTTTTTCATTACTAATGGAATATCCTTCACTAGTTTGATAAAGAACAAGATGATCTTATGTCGTTTCTAGTTGAAAAGAGACGTCTTGAGCAATCGTAGGGGCACTTtgattcaataaaagtaatacTGTCTGTTCTAATACACAAAATATTGCATTCTTTCCGCACCCAAGGGTGTCGCCGAGCAGTCAATGTAGTGAGACTAGGGTTCAAGTCCCAGCGGAGACAAATAACACTAGATTATTTCTTCTCATCTACACTAGATCTGGCCTAGATACCGCCATTATCAAAAAACTACAACTATAATCTATTCTCCCATAAAGATAACAACGATGAGCAATATGACTTGTAATTCACAATCCACAAAATTATTAAAATCATCAGTCTTCCCCTTGTACCATTACTAGCAAAGAGAAACGAGATATCATCTCTTATTCCTTATTCCTATTCGCAAAACTAGGAACCTATTCTTCAAGTTCATTCCTAATGAATAACCATAATGCTGCGCAAAAACCAGCACCACTTTAAGAACAATGGGCTATGGTATTACTGAAAGAGAACAACCAGTCATATGCTTTAACACTCCTCAAAAGGTAAAATTGAGAAACCCCTTACTTTCAAATTTGATTATCAATTACTCTGGCAGAAAGAATACAGAAATTAATTCTGAAAAGCACATGAACTCTGAAAGCTTTACTCACAATGTCTGCAGACTAGTTATCGTTCCTAATGCCACGGGAATAGCCCCGTGAATGCTGTTTCCACTTAGATTTCTGTAAAAGCACACAAGGAAAGCATGGTCAAAGGAGATCATATTTAGAAATGGTCGTTCCAATGCTACATGTAAGAATAGAGCATCCAGAAAAGTGGGATGCTTTAGAAGATTTGAGAAGGATGCGGTGCCAAAAGATGTTTCGGGAACATGTATTTGTCTTTGGCAACATATATTCTGAAAACAGAAGGCACTTGCCAGCTGTGTTTCTAACTTACATGCTCTGAAGATGACGCAATCGAGATATTTCATTTGGTAAGAAACCCCTTAAACCTTGGCTGTCCAAGCCACTGACCTTGCAGGTAAAACAGTTGGAAAAAGAAATGGAGTTAATAATGATCATACAAAAGAAGCTCAATGCATTCACACAGTGTCAAGAAAAGCCAATATAGATGGTAGACAAGTATAGAATTTGGTCAAAAACCTGTACTGAAGAATGTAAAGATAAGGGGGAATATTTTTTTTGAGAAGGGATAAAGGGGAACATTTTCAGACAGAAGCGGTTAAATTACAAGAGGGAACATGTTATCTAGAAAATAGTAACAAAGTTAATGCACACttcaagaaaaataaagttgaaatgaACCAATCAAGTGttttaccttataaaaaaaaagtTCATAGAGACTATGAATTAGAACAGAAGCAATGGAGACACCATGCTTTACTATTCTAATAACAGGATTTGCGACAAATATGTGGCTCCTCCGAAGACATTCATTACACAAAAGCTTGCAAGAAAATACCACACAATATGAAAGCATAGGCATGTTAATCCTGCAGATATTGGGAAACGGGGACACCAAACAAGGCATCTTGATAACAACATACGTTTTTTTAATGAAAAAATTACAAGTTGGGATTGGGATTCTTGATAACAAAATACATTATTATATTGTCATAGTAGAACCAAGAAATGAGATtaaaaatatatgaattatgaTAATTTGTAACAGTTGAAGGTTTAACTAACAAACACTTCATCTTACTTTGTTTAAAACTGGCCAATTATAAAAGTAAGAAGTTATAGTAAAGAGATAAAACTATCTGTATCACAAACAAAAGCCTATTAAACTATCGATATCACATGAATTATTTTAGATTTCAAAGACCTACTCCCTTCGTCCCATTTTAAGTGATTGGTGTTTGACAGGGCACAGAGTTTTCGTAGCACGGAATTATAGGAAGaaaggaagacttttgaaacttttgGTCTAACACATGTCATAGATacttgtgtggctataaatcatctcaCTATAGGTACAATGGGAAGTTTAAAGTTTAATTGTTTTAAATACAGAAAGGTGTCATCCTTTTACGGATAAACTAAAAAGGGAATAGAAGTGatagattaaaaataataatttgatgCTCAAATACAAATTTGACATGACAGCTAGGGATGGCAAACTTTTTAAAGGTGGAGTAGTTTGTACTTTGCCTGAGCTTACAGGAAAAACAGAAATTCCTGACGAATTCAACTGCTATCTTCCTCCAACTCCACATGGGCTTTCTGGTTTACTTAGAGAATTAGATCTCCATCTCCATAACAACCAGCTCATGTGATCTAATGGAGTAATGGGTACTCATTTTACCTAAAAAGTGGAGATCTTGGGATCAGAAATCTAGAAATCCATAATAGAGGCTTGCTAATGAAGTGGCTGTGGGAGTATAATTGACAATGCTTACCGGAGGAGGGTGATCATAGCTAAATATGGTGAAGAGAGTCGCTGGTGCCCGAAGATAACTTCACCTCCATATGGGGCAGGACCTTGGAGGTATATAAGTAAACTGTGGGAGGAGTTCAGCTCAAATGTCTACTTTGAAGTGGGTAATGGTGAAAATATCAGTGTTTTGCATGATAAATGGGTCGGGAGCAGCCCACAAAAAGAGGAATTCATTGAATTATTCCCGTTTGTGAGATACCCTCAGGCCAGTATTATACAATGTAAAGGCGGTAATTCTTGAACACAATATTTAGTAGTAATTGCCAGACTGGAAACCGAGTGGCTTAATGGAATTGACGACCAAGCTGGGACAAGTGACAACAAACTCTCAGAGGAAAGACAGGATGAAGTGACAGCAATGATACTGGACAGTTCACTATGAAAGCGTGGTATAAGTTATAACATTCAACAAATCATAAGATAGTTGACAAGTGACAGTGGAAGCTGATATGGGAAACAAAGGCACCAACAAACGTAGCTTGAGCCAGAAGCCTGCCTAACATAAGATTAACCACAGCAAGAGAGGATTTATCTTGGGCCAGAGATGCTATATGTGCATGGAAGCTGAAGATGTCCTTCACTTTACTGCTGCAAAGGATGCTTGGGACATATTCTAGAATCTTTTTGCGGTATACTGGGTGATGCCTTACAAAATGAAAGATGCATAAAATGGATGGGACAATGAAGAGTTGGAATGTACATCAAAAGGTTGTAGCAGATGGTACCAACCTGCATTTTTGGTGTATATGGAATAAGATCAAAACCAGAGATATTTTGCTGGGATTTCAACACCCAGGCTCCCAGCCATTCTTTCAATACTTGCTAAATCTTTTTGTTGGTGTAAGCTGAGCAATGGAAATAAATTAGATCAATTTATGGATTTTCTTAGCTCCTTGAATTTATGAGTTAAAAGTGTAATTGTACAGGAGCTAATATCATCTTTTTGTACTCTGATCACCATTTGTACTTCTCTGCGTCTCCTGGATGCTTCTCGATAAAATCCATACTTCATAAACAAAGGAGCAATCAGCCCGTCCCTACAGTTCTTATTAAGCATGGTTACCACTACATCACCTAAAAGGCTAAAACAAAAGTAAACCAGATGTCCTGACTAATTCAGTGCTACGCTCTTACCCAATTCCACATGGGCTTTCTGGTCTAGTTAGAGAATGCGCGCTGAATCTCCACAATGAATCAGCTcactcctcttcctcttcctcttcctcatccCCCTCTTATATATTACCCAAGCCTTCCCGCATTGCCACAACTCCCCTTTTCTGGCCACTTCCACCATTCTTTCTCACCACCCTCTTTCACAGCCCCCTTTCTGGCATCCCCGTAGTCCTTGGCTTTTGCTCACAATCTCAATATTAAACCTCATTGTCAAAACTTCCTTTCACACACTCGACTTGGCTTTCCCTACTTTGTGTAATGAACGTGTTAATTAGTGAATTACACACAAAGCAGAGAAAGACAAGTTGTAAACAACTTACCACCAGAAACATGTtagatttttaaaaaaacattagAGATGGAACACTAAGAAGAACATTtaatcaacaaacaaggattGAATACATCTCTTCAATTAATGAATAGATGTGCCCTACAATCTTCAATTAATGAATAGATATGTCCTATGTCCTATAAAATTGGATATATCTTTCAGAAAATGTTGTGCCTTTTCAACAGCAGGCACATTAAATTTTTGAATCACTCTAAATAAATTCCGACAAGATTGGGTGTAGAACTTGAGGAAAGAAtacaaagaaaatgagttttttgTGTGAGAGCATATGTTTAGATTCATTTTTCTATATTAAGAAAAGTGAATCTAAAGCTGCCCCACCTCTTTTACTGATTTCCTTGGGGGGGTTGCTATTTATCTTGGGTGAATTAATAATTGTGTTAATCAGATAATTCACCAAGTCGTCCAGAAACTTATCAACCAAAACCTATAGATTGAGGTGGGCAACTTGACTGAAGAATACAAGCGAAATACATGGGTGTGGGTAAGTTATATCTAAATATGCCCATATGTACACCTTATGCCCGACTACAAAAGCATACATATAGATAGAAATTTCTGTAAAGAGAAAGCTTAATTACGTACAGCCCATCGATGACCCATTTATTGCTAGCTTTGTCCAATTGACAATCTGCTCCACTCCAGGGATGTTGTTGGGGCACACATGGATCACCATTCCATCCAAGTCGAAGGGGAAGTCCAAGTGCATTCTTTAGTGACTGCAAACCCTTGACTGCAGAAGTAAAGAAGGATAAAATAGTATCAATAATAGGTCAGGTAACTTCTACAATCAGAGCAGTAGAATGTTAATGGCACAAGCTGAACCAATGAGTCAAAAAGGAATACAGAACTACTCTTGGCCCCTTTCTATAGCATAACAAAGCGAGAAAGCTATCCCATTGGTAAAACTTGTACAAACTTTAGATTACATCTTTCTTTCCCACTTTAAGCGCTGAACAAGCATCCAAGAAACATGAAGTGTAAAACTTTAACTTATTTACCTTCGTCAGGTAATGTCTTAGATTCAGCAATTATAATCTCAAAAATTTCAATGGCACTAATTATGGCATGAGTCCCATTTGTTGGACGCAATGTGATTGTCAAGGTCCTGCCACTGACTACAACTGTTGTATTCAGCACAAGGGCACTGTTAACACCCCCAGCCATCTTCACAATGTCAACATCTTGAAATTTAGTGTCACCATTGATAGAGATGTCCATGACCCTCTGTCCCACGGCTGTAACTGAAGGATCAATTTCCGCAAAGTGCAACCAAACAGAGTAATGTTTGTTGGGATCAACATCCATTGTGTATGTTAATTCTGGCTCATTGTCAGTACTAAGAAGAGCAGTTTGGTAAAGTGCTTCTGGATAGAAGTTTGGTGCTTTGGAAGCTAATTTTGTACTATTCTTGGTAGAAATTGGGCGATCAGAATTCTGACCAAAGGTCTTGATTGAACTCCAGAAACGATCTCCCCCCCAGTGATCCCCACTGTAGTCAACATCAAACTTTGAAGTCTGAGCACCACAGCTGAGTCTTTTAACAGTTCTAATAATTGTCCCTTCACCAAAGTCAGGACCAAAATAGTATGCTTTGCCATCTACTTGGAGAATTTCAATTGCAAGTATAGCAGGATCTCCGTGACCCGTGCTATGGAAGCAAAGAGAGGCAGTACCATCATCAAGAAAAACAACTGTTTCAACAAATGCTTGTTCATCGTCATGATTGCTCCAACCAGATGGCAAAGAATAAACCAAGGTGCCTTCAACAGAAACATCAAACAGTGGTTCGTTATCAAAGCTTGGTTCTGCAACCAATCCAAAGAATATTCTCACTGAGTAGTGGCCATGGGGCACTCTGTTGATATTATAACAATTCTCAGGTCCCTCCGATAAAGGGAAATACCGCAGCGTAGTGAGAGGAGGTGTAAGGAAACTTGGGCGTGTTCCGTTGGTAGGTATCCCTCCTGTATATGCAAAATCCTTATACCAGCGGGTATTTGTAGGGACAGTATGAACATCATGTCGAGCTCCACAGCTTATTCGCATTACATATGGCTCTGCAGTGAGTAAACAGTTTAGTGAACGAAATACCAACTTGAAGAGCCTAATCATTAGCACCAAGTTTATGAATATCATGGAATAAAAGCGCTAGGTATCCAGAAAAGGCAGAACAGGTACACTAAAGAGGAAGCAAGTCCAACTCGAATATCAGCGGGGGACTAACTTTTAATCTTCACTAATGTTACACCGATTGAATGCACTTGAAAGCTTATTCTTATGGGGAAAAAATGTGCTCGGAAAGGTACTTGAATTTATCAGACTATACACGTAAGAGGGAGCAGGAGCAGCTTGAAATTTTTAGGTGGAATAATGTTTATTTTTCACTAATGTTACCTTGATTTGGTTGCAGTTAAAAGCTTATTGTTACCGAGCATAAAGTAGATCTAAGGAGGCTTAACAGCTTTTCGACTCTACCCTTATTTGCTCGTTTCACCTGAAAAAAATCATGTTTACTCCCTCTCACACCCCCACTTCAAAGTTCCAACCTTCAACCGAAGGACAAAGGCAACCTAGAACAACTAAATGCAACACCTAGCAATGACAAAAGGTGTTGCTAGAACAACACCTAGCATTTAAGAAAGTTTATTCATTTAGAGAATACTAATCCGTGTAAGGACAAATGTGAGATTAACAGAGCCCTCAAATCGACTTAAAAGGCAAAAGATCTAGTATTGGAATGAAATGGACCTGAGTAGAGTGGAACCAATATAAAAGATTCATATAGCTAACCGCAATTGTTCCAAACTGATTCGGGAAAATTGAACCGCAGTTATACACTACCCATAACTTCTTTTAAGGATCACTATAGCTTAAAAGGTCAGCCGAAAAAAAACGATTCAAAATATAAACTCAGGAACAGAAGCAGAAGAACTAATAAGCTAAATCAGTATATTCAAACTATATTAAAAAATCAATAACGATAGAACAAAAACGAAGCAAGTCCATCGCAAAATCACAATCAATGAGCAACACAATTTCCATTACTACTTCTAGACAAATCCatagaattaaaaaataataattataataataacaaCTACTTGTAAGTTAGTAAATTTTAGTCGAGTAACTAAACCACATAGATCCAGTAGTGTTCAtagtaaaagaagaagaaaaaaccagTAAAATGCTTGACCCATTTTCACAATAGAAGCACAGAAAAAGGGCTGACCACGGCGAGAGCAGACAAGCTGAAGACCCAAGCAGAAGCAAAGGAAGAAGAAACCATAGTGGAATCTCATCATTTTGAACTCCAAATGCTACTTGGGCTTCCTCCAATTTCTTGTGTTTTCCCCCTACAAACTCATTGCATTCACACTCAAATCTTGTACTTCCCTTGTGGTTTTGTGGGCACTTACCATAAATTCATAATCTGTAGAGACGAGTTGTGCAGGTATGAGAGTaaaggaaagtcgaatatttctttcttttttttatatcatTCTTCTATGATATTGACCCGTGAAATGAAGGGGGCCATTGTTATAAGTCTACCAGCTGCTGAGGTGTCACGTGCATCGCAAAGCTTCAATCATAAGACATTATGATTTAATACTAATATGGTTTTCTAATAAAATTAAGTTGTTGAAAGACCTTTGTTTCATAAAGACAAAACATGTGGAATCAACTaatcaaaggaaaaaaaattagcCTTTACTATATTCTATTTTCCTAAGTATGTGattaaatttaaatgattaataTACAACAAAAAAAATTTAGTGCAAACAAATAAAATATTAAGCTTACTTTTATAGCAAATAATGAGTATCGTTGCAATTAAGCTAT
Proteins encoded in this region:
- the LOC107780564 gene encoding receptor-like protein 4 encodes the protein MMRFHYGFFFLCFCLGLQLVCSRREPYVMRISCGARHDVHTVPTNTRWYKDFAYTGGIPTNGTRPSFLTPPLTTLRYFPLSEGPENCYNINRVPHGHYSVRIFFGLVAEPSFDNEPLFDVSVEGTLVYSLPSGWSNHDDEQAFVETVVFLDDGTASLCFHSTGHGDPAILAIEILQVDGKAYYFGPDFGEGTIIRTVKRLSCGAQTSKFDVDYSGDHWGGDRFWSSIKTFGQNSDRPISTKNSTKLASKAPNFYPEALYQTALLSTDNEPELTYTMDVDPNKHYSVWLHFAEIDPSVTAVGQRVMDISINGDTKFQDVDIVKMAGGVNSALVLNTTVVVSGRTLTITLRPTNGTHAIISAIEIFEIIIAESKTLPDEVKGLQSLKNALGLPLRLGWNGDPCVPQQHPWSGADCQLDKASNKWVIDGLGLDSQGLRGFLPNEISRLRHLQSINLSGNSIHGAIPVALGTITSLQTLDLSFNFFNGSIPESLGQLTSLRTLNLNGNSLSGRVPAALGGRLLHRASFNFTDNAGICGIPGLPTCGTHLTVGAKIGIGLGACAAILLIATCITCWWKRRQNILRAQRIAARDAPYAKSRTSFNRDVQMSRSHSHEHTRTAAENGPPLLT